In Nymphaea colorata isolate Beijing-Zhang1983 chromosome 5, ASM883128v2, whole genome shotgun sequence, one genomic interval encodes:
- the LOC116254737 gene encoding cytochrome P450 76T24-like, producing the protein MADPLELFLWFVTFFACVYSFRLLSVKSSKLPLGPVGLPIVGSLFQIGTKLNESLAEFAKEYGPLMTLRLGFKTTVVISSAEMAAEVLQKHDQAFAGRSVMDAASPFDHFKWSLGLGQNGPRWREMRRICNSELFTPRRLDSLRELREQKVQELLRHVREACQGGQAANVGECAVVTTLNSISNTLFSQDTMGLVSESVTEFRALVFDLASALGSPNISDFFPLLKYMDPQGIRHRSEVCIKRFYELLDEIIEKRSTLYSISKVGKKGDFLDVLLELSTKPGSEFKKECIKPLLLEMFLAGTDTSSSTIEWAMAELLLNPKKMEILRLELKQIIGEDRVVQETDIQQLPYLQAVVKETLRLHPPIPLLVPHRADATTKVGGFTIPKHTEVLVNAWAIGRDSSYWENPTAFLPERFLESDINFKGKDFHFIPFGSGRRMCPGIPLAIRTVHLALAALIHSFEWKLPEGMSPEKLDVEECFGLTMHKAVPLLAVATPIVT; encoded by the exons ATGGCGGATCCACTCGAACTGTTTCTATGGTTCGTTACTTTCTTCGCGTGCGTCTACAGTTTCCGTCTCCTCTCCGTAAAATCCAGCAAGCTCCCGCTGGGTCCGGTGGGTCTTCCGATCGTCGGCTCCCTCTTCCAGATTGGCACCAAACTCAATGAGTCCCTGGCGGAGTTTGCCAAGGAATATGGCCCGCTGATGACGCTGCGGCTCGGCTTCAAAACCACGGTGGTCATCTCCTCCGCCGAGATGGCCGCGGAGGTGCTGCAGAAGCATGATCAAGCCTTCGCAG GGCGAAGCGTCATGGACGCAGCCAGCCCATTTGACCACTTCAAGTGGTCGCTGGGGTTGGGACAGAATGGCCCGAGATGGCGAGAGATGAGGCGCATCTGCAACAGTGAGCTGTTCACTCCCCGAAGGCTGGACTCACTGAGGGAGCTGCGTGAACAGAAGGTGCAGGAGCTGCTGCGCCATGTCCGAGAGGCTTGTCAAGGCGGCCAAGCAGCGAACGTCGGTGAGTGCGCCGTGGTGACCACTCTAAACTCCATCTCCAACACCCTCTTCTCCCAGGACACCATGGGCCTCGTTTCGGAGTCCGTCACCGAGTTCAGGGCATTGGTTTTCGACTTGGCCAGCGCCCTTGGCTCGCCAAACATCTCAGACTTCTTCCCACTGCTAAAGTACATGGACCCACAAGGGATCAGGCACCGATCAGAGGTCTGCATCAAGCGGTTCTATGAGTTGCTTGATGAGATCATAGAGAAACGCAGTACGTTGTATTCTATCAGCAAGGTAGGGAAGAAAGGTGACTTCCTGGATGTGCTCCTCGAGCTGAGCACGAAGCCGGGGTCagagttcaaaaaggaatgcaTCAAGCCCTTGTTATTG GAAATGTTTCTTGCCGGCACTGACACAAGCTCCAGTACTATTGAATGGGCAATGGCTGAACTGCTCCTCAACCCTAAAAAAATGGAGATCCTACGTTTGGAACTCAAACAGATCATCGGCGAAGATCGCGTGGTTCAGGAGACAGACATTCAACAACTCCCTTACTTGCAGGCGGTCGTGAAAGAGACCCTGAGGTTGCACCCACCAATTCCCCTTCTTGTCCCCCATAGAGCGGATGCCACCACAAAGGTCGGCGGATTCACCATCCCGAAACATACGGAAGTGCTCGTCAATGCATGGGCGATCGGCCGCGACTCCTCCTATTGGGAGAACCCGACAGCTTTCTTGCCAGAGAGATTTCTGGAGTCGGATATAAATTTCAAGGGGaaggattttcatttcattcctTTCGGATCAGGAAGGAGGATGTGCCCTGGCATACCTCTGGCCATCCGCACTGTTCATCTAGCACTTGCTGCGCTCATCCATTCATTTGAGTGGAAGCTTCCAGAAGGGATGTCGCCAGAAAAACTTGATGTAGAGGAGTGCTTCGGGCTCACCATGCACAAAGCCGTGCCTTTGTTGGCTGTTGCCACTCCTATAGTAACTTGA